The sequence below is a genomic window from Anoplolepis gracilipes chromosome 9, ASM4749672v1, whole genome shotgun sequence.
GCTCGGACAGCTACCCGCGCCCATCATGATCTGGGCGCTGTGCATGTTGTACTGGCAACCAGTGCAATAGGGATCCTTGCAGACAGGTACCGGTACCAGAGCCTCACCGCCGGCTGGAGTCTTGACGCGGGCGTAAGTCACGTACGGATTGCCGCCGGTCGGACTGGCCGACGGATAGCCGAGCAGCGCTGCCGCGGCGGCATGATGATGCGAGAAGGGTGACGCGCCCGCGAAGGGCGGCCTGAAGGCGGGATTCTCGGCCAGACCAGGCGGACAGCACAACGAACTGCTGGAGAATCCTGGAAGACCCGGTTTGTAAGCCGCTAGATTCGCGTCCTTTGTATGCGCGCCGGAGAGGATCTCCATTCCGGATCTGATAATCGGACTGGTGCCgttgttatttttgttattgttgttgttgttgttgttattGTTGCTACCGTTGATACTATTATTGCTGCTCCGTGGTGAACCGTCAGTCTTTTCGCGATCGGCCGGGGTCTTACGGTCGACCGACGGCGTGCCGCTGGTGGCCGTCGCCGTCGCTTGCTCGCTCGGCGACGCAGACTTTCGACCGATCGGCGTACGATTACCGGACGATTTTTTGTCGGGATACATGTTATCACTCACACTGATACTATCCTGACCACTGACACTGTGTACACTGGCCTTGGACGCGGGCCTGCCCTCGTCCGAGGTTTTCTTCGTCACGACATTGGCCTCGTACGGTTTGAACGCCAGCGACTTGCCGTCCGTCGGACTGCTGCGCTGACTGTTGCGTTCCATCTTCGCGGCCGGCGGCGATTTCGCGTTCGTAGCGATATTTATTCCTTTCGAGTTCTTCTCCAAGGGCGATATCAGCGGTTTACTGGGCGAATCTGCCCCGATTTGACTGCATGTCTGCGCTAATAACGCCAGCGGACTTTTCTTCGCGTCCAACTGcgaaagaaagtaaaattataaacaagatCGACGAAGAAAACAATAACATTGAACTATAGAtatacgcaaaaaaatatctaacatCTCGATTATTAACAATGCAATTTTCTGTTCGGTTTTGTCGGAtcgcgataattttattaaaaaattaatagaagaaaatacaGCAAAAATAGAGCGATTCTCGactatcaatttttcatatatttacgtatattacgtatattttcgTCAAGATTTACATTGCTCTtgaacgtaaaataaaatactacacGATACTACACAATACTAACCGTAGTTGGAAGCGGAGAAAGATAATCCGGTGGTAAATATTGATTGTGTCCAGTAGTCAGCATACCTCCTTCCTCAAGCACAACCATTTGGTTACCCACTAATAAATTTCACTGCACTTAAACCAACAGGTAATATTTACACACAGAACTGTGCGAAATTGGTTCGCGCGCGTCGAACCCGACCGAGAATAAGACCACCGTGAGAGAGCCGCGAACGCTGCGTCTCCGTCGGCAGGAATCGATCACTGCCTCGgcggcagcagcagcagcagcagcagcagcagcgtATTCGCAAACGACGACGCGTACTCCACGAAATCCAGGAAAATAGTGGTGGCTCGCGCGAGCGAGTCACTACACTGCGAGAGAAACGGTCTGGCTGCGCCGTCTGGTGTCTGGCGGCGCAACGCAATCTCCTCGCTTTTCCCTCTCTCCTTGCCCCTCTACCCGCCACCGTCCTCCACGACCCGGGGTGTATAACCTGTCCTCTCCTGTCATCCCCACCACCACGCCCTATACGAGAATAGAGGGAGAGATGGCATTATGGTGGGAGAATTGCGGTGGGGTTCGGTGCTGTGTAGGGTGTGGGAAGGCATTCTAATTCAACACGCCACCCATGATGTTGGCCCGACGATGACAGCTCCCATCCCGGCTTTGATATTTCACCGCTTTTACAGCCGTCCATCCCCCTTCTCCCCGCTCCGCCGACCGACGagcccttcccccccccccttccctcGCGCCGTCCCCAGCTcatcgtctctctttctcgctctctatctttctctctctagcCACTTCCTCCGCTACCCTTCCCCGCTAGTGCTACCACAGCCGCCACGACACGGAACCGTCGTTCCTGCCACCACGGCAACCCGATATTTTATACCGTGAAACCTGTCTGTCTCTCCAGCCGGCCCCGCTTAATAAGCAGCTTTCAAAATAGAAATGTAATGGGCCGCCAGGGGTAGGGGAGAGGGTCGGGTGATTGATTGCTCGCTCAGCGACTTACCGACTTGCCGCGGCCCCACGGGGTAACGAATGACAGCCACTTAAGCGCTGTTTGCCTACAGTTTTGTAAAAGCGTTTTAATTATCGCCCCGGCTCCGGCTCCGGCTCCGGCTCCGACTCCGGCTCCGGCACCGGCTTCGACTCCGGCCGTGGCCGCGGCCGCGGCCGCGGCCGCGGTCACAGTGCGCACTGAGTCATCCGGTACTTAACGCCTCGTGGCTATACCAATCTCTTGATATTTGCGTGCCGTTCTTTATGTCGCGCTGTTGATCGCGCGCTCCTCGAACTCGTCGATAACAGATAATCGCTGCCGAAATGACGGCGATTGATCTTTGCTGCGTGAGCAGCCTCCAAGTGCACATTCTTGTAATgtctgaatattttatacatatcacGCAATGTGAACATTTTTCTCGTAGCTCTCTTCTAGCTTGCCAAGTCGTCAAGGcagattataaaatagtaattctTACAATTCCTACGCACACGAAAATATAACGATAGCGCCTCTTTATCATCGATATGTCAAAAGTCGAGTATG
It includes:
- the Noc gene encoding zinc finger protein Noc → MVVLEEGGMLTTGHNQYLPPDYLSPLPTTLDAKKSPLALLAQTCSQIGADSPSKPLISPLEKNSKGINIATNAKSPPAAKMERNSQRSSPTDGKSLAFKPYEANVVTKKTSDEGRPASKASVHSVSGQDSISVSDNMYPDKKSSGNRTPIGRKSASPSEQATATATSGTPSVDRKTPADREKTDGSPRSSNNSINGSNNNNNNNNNNKNNNGTSPIIRSGMEILSGAHTKDANLAAYKPGLPGFSSSSLCCPPGLAENPAFRPPFAGASPFSHHHAAAAALLGYPSASPTGGNPYVTYARVKTPAGGEALVPVPVCKDPYCTGCQYNMHSAQIMMGAGSCPSGCTQCDHQKYGLAMALSSLGPMPPPSLSYPSTLAGGRPYVCNWIAGESYCGKRFSTSEELLQHLRSHTSLAGGGDHAASAAALLGNPHPHPLLSPSTTLHRASGGTYPAPSLSPLSARYHPYGKPTGPLPASLAASPYSAFNALGPYYSPYAVYGQRIGAAVHP